The following are encoded in a window of Pseudostreptobacillus hongkongensis genomic DNA:
- a CDS encoding YopX family protein: MRKIKFRAWDLDEKKTKTVNSIDFTNDLITVYDKESLEHVLSFGDVDLMQFTGITDVYDNGIYDGDIVEISSELSDETYNMIVEFDEDRASFVLIPLNKDTTRTEYLSYYKKTDYQIIGNIYENKELLEQDNK; the protein is encoded by the coding sequence ATGAGAAAAATTAAATTTAGGGCTTGGGATTTAGATGAAAAGAAAACGAAAACTGTTAATAGCATTGATTTTACTAATGATTTAATAACAGTTTATGATAAAGAGAGTTTAGAACATGTATTAAGTTTTGGCGATGTTGATTTAATGCAATTTACAGGAATAACAGATGTTTATGATAATGGAATTTACGATGGAGATATTGTTGAAATATCTAGTGAATTAAGTGATGAAACATATAATATGATTGTTGAATTTGATGAAGATAGAGCTAGTTTTGTATTAATACCTTTAAATAAAGATACAACTAGAACAGAATATCTTTCATACTATAAAAAAACAGATTATCAAATCATAGGTAATATCTATGAAAATAAAGAGTTGTTAGAACAAGATAATAAATAA
- a CDS encoding DUF1492 domain-containing protein has translation MKENEIKKYIDKKVKEELSTIDEAVEAFRDKKLETLLRKYIKYLGLIENINNKINYINSGSYVVSNSNSDGEKVQTSHKFKDHVEKLEDTLNLYEQKRAKLIYITTEIKIALEIIKVEEYYQIIPLTYFDKLKVEQIIGTLGISRSTYFERKNELLSEIKSVMFI, from the coding sequence TTGAAAGAAAACGAAATAAAAAAATATATTGATAAAAAAGTTAAAGAAGAATTATCAACCATAGATGAAGCAGTAGAAGCGTTTAGAGATAAAAAATTAGAGACTTTACTTAGAAAATATATTAAATATTTAGGTCTAATTGAAAATATAAATAACAAAATAAATTATATAAATTCAGGTAGTTATGTTGTATCTAACTCTAATTCCGATGGAGAAAAAGTTCAAACATCACATAAATTTAAAGATCACGTTGAAAAATTAGAAGATACATTAAATTTATATGAGCAAAAAAGAGCTAAATTGATTTATATCACAACTGAAATAAAAATAGCTCTAGAAATTATAAAAGTTGAAGAATATTATCAAATAATTCCATTAACTTATTTTGATAAATTAAAGGTTGAACAAATTATAGGAACTTTAGGTATTAGTAGATCAACATATTTTGAAAGAAAAAACGAACTTTTAAGCGAAATAAAAAGTGTTATGTTTATATAA
- a CDS encoding DNA primase family protein: MDKKYIELNSDKTPKHDYNTFHTSYDNLESAGLILDENTVVVDFDSNIHVAEYILSQFPTRAIKTKRGYHLYFKAPKNNIIKNTTHTITILGTPVDYKTGMGGKKQYAIIKLDGVEREVINPDITDYPELIPSLFPTNSKEDVISAVEGTRNDILYRHLLECSNILTNLKSIKILSEIIRSLMLNPLSEDEVNNIVNSVLNHANSNLDLFSNDKNGNQTLDIFKLSGYLERKLSCVSYNDILYFRVGSKFSRSELELYREVKKMDLNLRKTQDKELYHQLSKTANVVDDEYLKINLNNGYCINNGIIEPSMEDFTPYNLNVAYNPTVYDENVDKFLNWFICGDKELRLLLEEIMGHILLTTGFPQHAFFFLANSGKNGKSTFFQMLNNFCGDLSESLALEQMGKEENLAVLRDKLLNCGDDIDDAIIPSSRNFKNLTSGNTISARELYQNPKKFRNKATLLFSCNEMPRFKDKSGGIERRVRVIPCNNIVKEVDLLIDSKLSTDNAKSYILNLALKGIERIKQNSGKMTEPKLSKDLTNKYIMESDSVKSFIEYYLVENNQVIHNIPQKNIYMQYVAFCESENVKPYSKNRFTNKLSDLGYTSKIAYVNGKSTRIYFKEN, from the coding sequence TTGGATAAAAAATATATTGAATTAAATAGTGATAAAACACCTAAACATGATTATAATACCTTTCACACTAGTTATGATAATTTAGAATCTGCTGGACTTATTTTAGATGAAAATACTGTGGTTGTAGATTTTGATAGTAACATTCACGTAGCTGAATATATTTTATCACAGTTTCCTACTCGTGCTATTAAAACCAAAAGAGGATATCATTTATATTTTAAAGCTCCTAAAAATAATATTATTAAAAATACAACTCACACTATTACTATTTTAGGAACACCTGTTGATTATAAAACAGGTATGGGTGGAAAAAAACAATATGCCATAATTAAATTAGATGGTGTAGAACGTGAAGTAATCAACCCTGATATCACTGATTATCCTGAATTAATTCCATCCTTATTTCCAACTAATTCCAAAGAAGATGTTATATCAGCTGTTGAGGGAACACGTAATGATATTCTATATAGACATTTATTAGAATGCAGTAACATTCTAACTAATTTGAAATCTATTAAGATATTATCTGAAATCATACGATCACTTATGCTAAACCCTTTGAGTGAAGATGAAGTTAATAACATTGTTAACAGTGTACTCAATCACGCTAATAGTAATTTAGATTTGTTTTCTAATGATAAAAACGGCAACCAAACTTTAGATATATTTAAATTATCTGGATATTTAGAACGTAAATTAAGCTGTGTAAGTTATAATGATATTTTATATTTTAGAGTAGGATCCAAGTTTAGTAGAAGTGAGTTAGAACTTTATAGAGAGGTAAAAAAAATGGATTTAAATTTAAGAAAAACACAAGACAAAGAACTATATCATCAACTTAGTAAAACTGCAAATGTAGTTGATGATGAATATTTAAAAATTAATCTTAACAATGGTTACTGTATAAATAATGGTATTATTGAGCCATCTATGGAAGATTTTACACCATATAATTTAAATGTAGCTTACAACCCTACCGTTTATGATGAAAATGTAGATAAATTTTTAAATTGGTTTATATGTGGTGATAAAGAACTAAGATTGTTACTAGAAGAAATTATGGGACATATTTTACTTACTACTGGTTTTCCACAGCATGCATTTTTCTTTTTAGCAAATAGTGGTAAAAATGGTAAAAGTACTTTTTTCCAAATGCTTAACAATTTTTGTGGCGATTTATCAGAATCCTTGGCATTAGAACAAATGGGAAAAGAAGAAAATCTAGCAGTTCTAAGAGATAAACTTTTAAACTGTGGTGATGATATTGATGATGCAATTATTCCATCGAGTAGAAATTTTAAAAATTTAACTTCAGGGAATACTATATCAGCACGTGAATTATATCAAAATCCTAAAAAATTTAGAAATAAAGCAACATTACTCTTCTCTTGTAATGAAATGCCACGATTTAAAGATAAATCAGGTGGTATCGAAAGGCGTGTAAGAGTTATACCTTGTAATAATATAGTTAAAGAAGTGGATCTTTTAATAGATAGTAAATTATCTACTGATAATGCTAAAAGTTATATATTAAACCTTGCATTAAAAGGTATTGAACGAATAAAACAAAATTCAGGAAAAATGACAGAACCTAAATTATCTAAAGATTTAACAAATAAATATATTATGGAAAGTGATAGTGTTAAATCATTTATAGAATATTATTTAGTTGAAAATAATCAAGTTATTCATAACATTCCACAAAAAAATATTTATATGCAATATGTTGCATTTTGTGAAAGTGAAAATGTTAAACCTTATTCTAAAAATAGGTTTACTAATAAACTCAGCGATTTAGGTTATACTAGTAAAATTGCATATGTAAATGGTAAAAGTACAAGAATTTATTTTAAGGAGAATTAA
- a CDS encoding DUF3800 domain-containing protein, with protein MDIYVYSDESGVFDIKTDKFYIYAGLIFLDKKTKDKKKNNFINFEKSIKRRLNVSKETELKGCNVNPKIVNRIFDYFNDCIKFCCIIDIEDVLEEIRNNKFHKQRFLDYAYKMGLKNCILQLKSQLNVDEVKNIYMFLDERNTATSGYYSFKETILKEFKYGKFNYEYGTRIMPLFPNLDKVDIKYVDSSNSPLVRGADMIANKIYKSFKHNKHIDFIENKVYIKYLPKAKHLGTNTSQLKYYDF; from the coding sequence ATGGATATATATGTATATTCTGATGAATCAGGAGTTTTTGACATTAAAACTGATAAATTTTATATTTATGCTGGATTAATATTTTTAGATAAAAAAACTAAGGATAAAAAGAAAAATAACTTTATTAATTTTGAGAAATCAATAAAAAGAAGATTAAATGTATCAAAAGAAACAGAATTAAAAGGATGTAATGTAAATCCTAAAATCGTTAATAGAATTTTTGATTACTTTAATGATTGTATAAAATTTTGTTGTATTATAGATATAGAAGATGTTTTAGAAGAAATAAGAAATAACAAATTCCATAAACAAAGATTTTTGGATTATGCATATAAAATGGGATTAAAGAATTGTATTTTACAATTAAAAAGTCAACTAAATGTTGATGAAGTAAAAAATATTTATATGTTTTTAGATGAAAGAAATACAGCTACAAGTGGGTATTATAGCTTTAAAGAAACTATACTTAAAGAATTTAAATATGGTAAATTTAATTATGAATATGGTACCAGAATTATGCCATTATTTCCTAACTTAGATAAAGTTGATATAAAATACGTAGATTCCTCAAATTCACCCTTGGTTAGAGGAGCAGACATGATAGCTAATAAAATATATAAAAGTTTTAAACATAATAAACATATAGATTTTATTGAAAATAAAGTCTATATAAAATATTTGCCAAAAGCAAAACATTTAGGAACTAATACATCTCAATTAAAGTATTATGATTTTTAA
- a CDS encoding ATP-binding protein has protein sequence MIILPENKPTDFDKTPRMFLVWGASMTGKTYFARQFPNPILLNTDGNARKVDTPSIDILNFKHFTEVITTLEKTEHSFETIIIDLVDDIEMMLINDIIEDENRESKKNYESLADFPFGKGYSLFKSKWKQLMMYLSKLRFNIIFISHIVTITEKDMRGNDTSHSLPSLSNNALNACLGRCDLQLQTLKIGNTYTKLVTSKRDNYKHEDIKNPIIYNALKDTQNLFERVQQPINNINNNINNK, from the coding sequence ATGATTATATTACCAGAAAATAAACCTACTGACTTTGATAAAACGCCCAGAATGTTTTTAGTGTGGGGTGCTTCTATGACAGGAAAAACTTACTTTGCTAGACAATTTCCAAACCCTATTCTATTAAATACAGATGGTAATGCTAGAAAAGTTGATACACCTAGTATAGATATATTAAACTTCAAACATTTTACAGAAGTTATTACGACTTTAGAAAAAACAGAACATAGTTTTGAAACAATAATAATAGATTTAGTTGATGATATTGAGATGATGCTTATTAATGACATTATTGAAGATGAAAATAGAGAATCTAAAAAGAATTATGAATCACTTGCAGATTTTCCTTTTGGTAAAGGATATTCATTATTTAAATCTAAATGGAAACAATTAATGATGTATTTATCTAAATTAAGATTTAACATTATATTTATATCTCATATCGTGACTATAACTGAAAAAGATATGAGAGGTAATGATACATCACATTCACTACCTAGTTTAAGTAATAATGCACTTAATGCTTGTTTAGGAAGATGTGATTTACAATTACAAACTTTAAAAATAGGTAATACTTATACAAAACTAGTAACAAGTAAACGTGATAATTATAAACACGAAGATATAAAGAACCCTATAATTTATAATGCTTTAAAAGATACACAGAATTTATTTGAACGTGTACAACAACCTATTAATAATATTAACAATAATATAAACAATAAATAA
- a CDS encoding helix-turn-helix domain-containing protein — MKNDIGVKIKNLRKEKGYTLQQLGELAGVYHSAIAKYENGTVTNIPIERLTDLAKILGVNVSYFVEDKHTQNRINTMFITPPPKVEIEEDIKAKIDVITAVYEQCFGVLKNEKKSILNYVIFSFYDAQK; from the coding sequence ATGAAAAATGATATAGGTGTTAAAATTAAAAATCTAAGAAAGGAAAAGGGATATACCTTACAACAATTAGGAGAGTTAGCAGGAGTATATCATTCAGCTATAGCAAAATATGAAAACGGAACAGTTACTAATATTCCGATAGAAAGATTAACTGATTTGGCAAAAATTTTAGGAGTAAATGTCAGTTATTTTGTTGAAGACAAACACACGCAAAACCGCATAAACACTATGTTTATCACCCCCCCCCCCAAGGTAGAGATAGAAGAGGATATCAAAGCAAAAATAGATGTTATAACAGCAGTTTATGAGCAGTGTTTTGGGGTACTTAAAAACGAAAAAAAATCTATTCTTAATTATGTGATTTTCAGTTTTTATGATGCACAAAAATGA
- a CDS encoding YqaJ viral recombinase family protein, whose protein sequence is MKKNTITQDRTRFIGGSDIPTLLGLNKYKTREDLVLEYAGIVERNFNGNQFTEYGNLMEDKIRNYANKLLGFNCEPKCSKSFKQCIRCNTDGYDPNNKVIFEIKTNDGKHSNTIDYEVQMQLYMWKFKCKKGYLIQYKRPDDFWRGFDPKFHLDDSYFNTEFDSENVKVTEIKYAPHLVKEILDRIKDFWIEVEKFKGGNCG, encoded by the coding sequence ATGAAAAAGAACACTATTACACAAGATCGTACACGATTTATTGGTGGATCTGACATTCCTACATTATTAGGTTTAAACAAATATAAAACACGTGAAGATCTAGTCCTCGAATATGCAGGAATTGTTGAAAGAAATTTTAATGGTAATCAATTTACCGAATATGGGAATCTTATGGAAGATAAAATAAGAAATTATGCTAATAAACTTTTAGGTTTTAATTGTGAACCTAAATGTAGCAAATCTTTTAAGCAATGTATTAGATGTAATACGGATGGATATGACCCTAATAATAAAGTTATATTTGAAATTAAAACCAATGATGGAAAACATTCTAATACTATTGATTATGAGGTACAAATGCAGCTTTATATGTGGAAATTTAAATGTAAAAAAGGTTATTTGATTCAATATAAAAGACCTGATGACTTTTGGAGAGGTTTTGATCCTAAATTTCATTTAGATGACAGCTATTTTAATACAGAATTTGATAGTGAAAATGTAAAAGTAACTGAGATCAAATATGCTCCACATCTTGTAAAAGAAATACTAGATAGAATCAAAGATTTTTGGATAGAAGTTGAAAAATTTAAAGGAGGTAATTGTGGATAA
- a CDS encoding helicase-related protein, translating to MLYDEQKIIYDQIKNGYLLPLETGTGKTIIALYYYFKNYSEYPLLIIAPAVKVKEGGWDREIKVVSNHFRFTVPRYTVISYDKAKKLNLKEKYFLIIDEAHYIKNSTSGRSKCINKLIKNNSIDFLLLTATPGSKVEDHVHYFMLWGFIKNKFHFYKKYMIERINPYLGIKEVVGYQNMEDFKIRLKLKSTDVLRYRDMAYVPVLKIEDIYFKTNSQYKKIKKTRVIELNGELIPLDTQPHLCSKLRQYCNITDKIEYLKLLVETMSPDDNILIFYNFESELNNITQNIKVDYLINGNQANFPKKEEFDLQKGKVTLVQIKAGGAGIELQYNNLVVFYSPTYSYQDYCQALGRAYRTGQTKKVQVFKFNTLNSIEEDIWKNLDMKQNFVEELWKG from the coding sequence ATGTTGTATGATGAACAAAAGATTATATATGATCAAATAAAAAACGGATATTTATTACCTCTTGAAACAGGTACGGGTAAAACAATTATAGCTCTATACTATTATTTTAAAAATTATAGTGAATATCCTCTTTTAATAATAGCACCAGCTGTTAAAGTTAAAGAGGGTGGTTGGGACAGAGAAATAAAAGTTGTATCTAATCATTTTAGATTTACTGTTCCTCGATACACGGTGATCAGTTACGATAAAGCAAAGAAACTAAATTTAAAAGAAAAATACTTTTTAATTATAGATGAAGCTCATTACATTAAAAATTCTACTAGTGGTAGATCAAAATGTATAAATAAATTGATTAAAAATAATAGTATTGATTTTTTACTTTTAACAGCAACACCAGGAAGTAAAGTTGAAGATCACGTTCATTATTTTATGTTATGGGGCTTTATAAAAAATAAATTTCATTTTTATAAAAAGTATATGATTGAACGAATTAACCCTTATTTAGGAATTAAAGAGGTTGTAGGTTATCAAAATATGGAAGATTTTAAAATAAGATTGAAGTTGAAATCAACTGATGTACTTAGGTATAGAGATATGGCATACGTTCCTGTTCTAAAAATAGAAGATATCTATTTTAAAACTAACAGTCAGTATAAAAAAATTAAAAAAACAAGAGTTATTGAATTAAACGGTGAACTTATTCCATTAGATACTCAACCTCATTTATGTAGTAAATTAAGGCAGTATTGTAATATTACTGATAAAATTGAGTATTTAAAATTATTAGTTGAAACTATGTCACCTGATGATAACATACTTATATTTTATAATTTTGAAAGTGAACTTAATAATATAACTCAAAATATAAAAGTAGATTATTTGATTAATGGAAACCAAGCTAATTTTCCTAAAAAAGAAGAATTTGATTTACAAAAAGGAAAAGTTACTTTAGTGCAAATAAAAGCAGGTGGTGCTGGAATTGAATTACAATATAATAATTTAGTTGTATTTTACTCCCCTACTTATAGTTATCAAGATTATTGTCAAGCTTTAGGAAGAGCTTATAGAACTGGACAAACTAAAAAAGTACAAGTATTTAAATTTAATACTTTAAATAGTATTGAAGAAGATATTTGGAAAAATTTAGATATGAAACAAAATTTCGTTGAAGAATTATGGAAAGGATGA
- a CDS encoding VRR-NUC domain-containing protein has translation MKKEKDLENKIKKHLEKNGHYHFKVHGSLYMKSGIPDIIACINGHFVGIEVKRPDGKGITSDLQKIHIANIKKSGGYSAVINNYDDYLQFYSTVCNQYSTSSDIR, from the coding sequence GTGAAAAAAGAAAAAGATTTAGAAAATAAAATAAAAAAACATTTAGAAAAAAATGGACATTATCATTTTAAAGTTCACGGTAGCCTTTATATGAAATCTGGAATTCCTGACATAATAGCTTGTATTAATGGTCATTTTGTTGGAATTGAAGTTAAAAGACCAGATGGAAAAGGAATTACTAGTGATCTACAAAAAATTCATATAGCAAATATTAAAAAAAGTGGTGGGTATTCAGCCGTTATAAACAATTATGATGATTACTTACAATTTTACTCGACTGTTTGTAATCAATACTCAACTTCTAGTGATATTAGGTAA
- a CDS encoding DUF3310 domain-containing protein, whose protein sequence is MCKEVKNNIELPNHYDWDLPIKSKDVIDEVIKDLKGNVAFNIGNALKYIIRHNKKNGVEDLKKAIQYLNWTVEQLEKVI, encoded by the coding sequence ATGTGTAAAGAAGTAAAAAATAATATTGAATTACCAAATCATTATGACTGGGATTTACCTATAAAAAGTAAAGATGTTATAGATGAAGTTATAAAAGATTTAAAAGGAAATGTAGCTTTTAATATAGGTAATGCTCTTAAATATATCATTAGGCATAATAAAAAAAATGGTGTAGAAGATTTAAAAAAAGCTATTCAATATTTAAACTGGACTGTAGAACAATTAGAAAAAGTAATATAA